One part of the Raphanus sativus cultivar WK10039 chromosome 7, ASM80110v3, whole genome shotgun sequence genome encodes these proteins:
- the LOC108817531 gene encoding protein DETOXIFICATION 17 isoform X1 has protein sequence MGDGVTPPLLITERNTTTIRVKEEVKKQLWLSAPLIGVSLLQYSLQVISVMFVGHLGSLPLSAASIATSFASVTGFTFLLGTASALETLCGQAYGAKLYGKLGIQMQRAMFVLLLLSIPLSIIWFNTEHILVLVHQDKSISSVAGSYARYMIPSLFAYGLLQCINRFLQAQNNVFPVFVCSGITTCLHLLLCWLFVLKTGLGYRGAALAISVSYWFNVILLLCYVKFSSSCSHSWTGFSKEAFQEIYEFSKIAFPSAVMVCLELWSFELLVLASGLLPNPVVETSVLSICLNTSLTIWQISVGLGGAASIRVSNELGAGNPQVAKLAVYVIVGIAVAQGVVVVTVLLSVRKILGRAFSRDPKIISYAASMIPIVACGNFLDGLQCVLSGVARGCGWQKIGACVNLGSYYLVGVPLGLLLGFHFHIGGRGLWLGIVTALAVQVLCLSLVTIFTNWDKEAKKATKRVGSSDDQDDNVEQSIPK, from the exons atggGAGATGGTGTGACTCCTCCGCTTCTAATCACAGAAAGAAACACGACGACGATCCGTGTGAAGGAGGAAGTGAAGAAACAGCTATGGCTTTCTGCTCCTCTCATTGGTGTAAGCCTCCTTCAATACTCTCTCCAAGTCATCTCCGTCATGTTCGTTGGCCATCTCGGTTCTCTTCCCCTCTCTGCCGCCTCCATCGCCACCTCCTTTGCCTCCGTCACCGGCTTCACATTCCTC TTGGGAACAGCGAGTGCATTGGAGACACTATGTGGCCAAGCGTACGGAGCAAAGCTGTACGGGAAACTAGGCATTCAGATGCAgagagcaatgtttgttcttCTACTACTCTCTATCCCTCTCTCGATCATTTGGTTTAACACGGAACATATACTCGTACTCGTACACCAAGACAAGTCCATCTCAAGTGTTGCTGGCTCGTACGCGAGATACATGATCCCTAGTCTCTTCGCCTACGGACTACTTCAATGTATCAACAGGTTCTTGCAAGCGCAGAACAATGTGTTCCCTGTTTTTGTCTGCTCTGGAATCACCACTTGTCTTCACTTGCTTCTCTGTTGGTTGTTTGTGTTGAAGACTGGTTTAGGATACAGAGGAGCTGCTCTTGCCATCTCGGTCTCTTATTGGTTTAATGTCATTCTCCTCTTGTGCTATGTCAAGTTCTCGTCTTCTTGCTCCCATAGCTGGACCGGGTTTTCAAAGGAGGCTTTTCAGGAGATTTATGAGTTTTCTAAGATTGCTTTTCCTTCAGCAGTTATGGTTTG TTTGGAGTTGTGGTCATTCGAGCTTCTGGTTCTGGCCTCAGGGCTTCTTCCTAACCCGGTTGTAGAAACTTCGGTTCTTTCAATCTG TCTAAATACTTCACTAACAATCTGGCAAATCTCAGTTGGTCTTGGTGGTGCAGCGAG CATTCGAGTCTCCAACGAGTTAGGAGCAGGGAATCCACAAGTGGCAAAACTGGCTGTATATGTCATTGTAGGCATAGCAGTAGCCCAGGGGGTCGTGGTGGTAACGGTTTTGTTGTCTGTTCGAAAGATCCTAGGCCGAGCTTTTAGCAGAGACCCGAAAATCATCTCTTATGCTGCATCTATGATACCTATTGTCGCATGTGGAAACTTTCTTGATGGTCTCCAATGCGTTCTCTCAG gGGTTGCTAGAGGATGTGGATGGCAGAAAATTGGAGCGTGCGTAAATCTTGGTTCGTACTATCTTGTTGGAGTTCCGTTAGgcttattacttggtttccaTTTTCACATTGGGGGTCGG GGGCTTTGGCTTGGAATTGTAACAGCTCTAGCTGTTCAAGTGCTTTGTCTTTCCTTGGTCACTATATTCACAAACTGGGATAAAGAG GCAAAGAAAGCTACAAAAAGAGTTGGATCTTCAGATGACCAAGATGATAATGTCGAACAATCAATTCCAAAATGA
- the LOC108817531 gene encoding protein DETOXIFICATION 17 isoform X3, translated as MGDGVTPPLLITERNTTTIRVKEEVKKQLWLSAPLIGVSLLQYSLQVISVMFVGHLGSLPLSAASIATSFASVTGFTFLLGTASALETLCGQAYGAKLYGKLGIQMQRAMFVLLLLSIPLSIIWFNTEHILVLVHQDKSISSVAGSYARYMIPSLFAYGLLQCINRFLQAQNNVFPVFVCSGITTCLHLLLCWLFVLKTGLGYRGAALAISVSYWFNVILLLCYVKFSSSCSHSWTGFSKEAFQEIYEFSKIAFPSAVMVCLELWSFELLVLASGLLPNPVVETSVLSICLNTSLTIWQISVGLGGAASIRVSNELGAGNPQVAKLAVYVIVGIAVAQGVVVVTVLLSVRKILGRAFSRDPKIISYAASMIPIVACGNFLDGLQCVLSGVARGCGWQKIGACVNLGALAWNCNSSSCSSALSFLGHYIHKLG; from the exons atggGAGATGGTGTGACTCCTCCGCTTCTAATCACAGAAAGAAACACGACGACGATCCGTGTGAAGGAGGAAGTGAAGAAACAGCTATGGCTTTCTGCTCCTCTCATTGGTGTAAGCCTCCTTCAATACTCTCTCCAAGTCATCTCCGTCATGTTCGTTGGCCATCTCGGTTCTCTTCCCCTCTCTGCCGCCTCCATCGCCACCTCCTTTGCCTCCGTCACCGGCTTCACATTCCTC TTGGGAACAGCGAGTGCATTGGAGACACTATGTGGCCAAGCGTACGGAGCAAAGCTGTACGGGAAACTAGGCATTCAGATGCAgagagcaatgtttgttcttCTACTACTCTCTATCCCTCTCTCGATCATTTGGTTTAACACGGAACATATACTCGTACTCGTACACCAAGACAAGTCCATCTCAAGTGTTGCTGGCTCGTACGCGAGATACATGATCCCTAGTCTCTTCGCCTACGGACTACTTCAATGTATCAACAGGTTCTTGCAAGCGCAGAACAATGTGTTCCCTGTTTTTGTCTGCTCTGGAATCACCACTTGTCTTCACTTGCTTCTCTGTTGGTTGTTTGTGTTGAAGACTGGTTTAGGATACAGAGGAGCTGCTCTTGCCATCTCGGTCTCTTATTGGTTTAATGTCATTCTCCTCTTGTGCTATGTCAAGTTCTCGTCTTCTTGCTCCCATAGCTGGACCGGGTTTTCAAAGGAGGCTTTTCAGGAGATTTATGAGTTTTCTAAGATTGCTTTTCCTTCAGCAGTTATGGTTTG TTTGGAGTTGTGGTCATTCGAGCTTCTGGTTCTGGCCTCAGGGCTTCTTCCTAACCCGGTTGTAGAAACTTCGGTTCTTTCAATCTG TCTAAATACTTCACTAACAATCTGGCAAATCTCAGTTGGTCTTGGTGGTGCAGCGAG CATTCGAGTCTCCAACGAGTTAGGAGCAGGGAATCCACAAGTGGCAAAACTGGCTGTATATGTCATTGTAGGCATAGCAGTAGCCCAGGGGGTCGTGGTGGTAACGGTTTTGTTGTCTGTTCGAAAGATCCTAGGCCGAGCTTTTAGCAGAGACCCGAAAATCATCTCTTATGCTGCATCTATGATACCTATTGTCGCATGTGGAAACTTTCTTGATGGTCTCCAATGCGTTCTCTCAG gGGTTGCTAGAGGATGTGGATGGCAGAAAATTGGAGCGTGCGTAAATCTTG GGGCTTTGGCTTGGAATTGTAACAGCTCTAGCTGTTCAAGTGCTTTGTCTTTCCTTGGTCACTATATTCACAAACTGGGATAA
- the LOC108817531 gene encoding protein DETOXIFICATION 17 isoform X2, protein MGDGVTPPLLITERNTTTIRVKEEVKKQLWLSAPLIGVSLLQYSLQVISVMFVGHLGSLPLSAASIATSFASVTGFTFLLGTASALETLCGQAYGAKLYGKLGIQMQRAMFVLLLLSIPLSIIWFNTEHILVLVHQDKSISSVAGSYARYMIPSLFAYGLLQCINRFLQAQNNVFPVFVCSGITTCLHLLLCWLFVLKTGLGYRGAALAISVSYWFNVILLLCYVKFSSSCSHSWTGFSKEAFQEIYEFSKIAFPSAVMVCLELWSFELLVLASGLLPNPVVETSVLSICLNTSLTIWQISVGLGGAASIRVSNELGAGNPQVAKLAVYVIVGIAVAQGVVVVTVLLSVRKILGRAFSRDPKIISYAASMIPIVACGNFLDGLQCVLSGVARGCGWQKIGACVNLGSYYLVGVPLGLLLGFHFHIGGALAWNCNSSSCSSALSFLGHYIHKLG, encoded by the exons atggGAGATGGTGTGACTCCTCCGCTTCTAATCACAGAAAGAAACACGACGACGATCCGTGTGAAGGAGGAAGTGAAGAAACAGCTATGGCTTTCTGCTCCTCTCATTGGTGTAAGCCTCCTTCAATACTCTCTCCAAGTCATCTCCGTCATGTTCGTTGGCCATCTCGGTTCTCTTCCCCTCTCTGCCGCCTCCATCGCCACCTCCTTTGCCTCCGTCACCGGCTTCACATTCCTC TTGGGAACAGCGAGTGCATTGGAGACACTATGTGGCCAAGCGTACGGAGCAAAGCTGTACGGGAAACTAGGCATTCAGATGCAgagagcaatgtttgttcttCTACTACTCTCTATCCCTCTCTCGATCATTTGGTTTAACACGGAACATATACTCGTACTCGTACACCAAGACAAGTCCATCTCAAGTGTTGCTGGCTCGTACGCGAGATACATGATCCCTAGTCTCTTCGCCTACGGACTACTTCAATGTATCAACAGGTTCTTGCAAGCGCAGAACAATGTGTTCCCTGTTTTTGTCTGCTCTGGAATCACCACTTGTCTTCACTTGCTTCTCTGTTGGTTGTTTGTGTTGAAGACTGGTTTAGGATACAGAGGAGCTGCTCTTGCCATCTCGGTCTCTTATTGGTTTAATGTCATTCTCCTCTTGTGCTATGTCAAGTTCTCGTCTTCTTGCTCCCATAGCTGGACCGGGTTTTCAAAGGAGGCTTTTCAGGAGATTTATGAGTTTTCTAAGATTGCTTTTCCTTCAGCAGTTATGGTTTG TTTGGAGTTGTGGTCATTCGAGCTTCTGGTTCTGGCCTCAGGGCTTCTTCCTAACCCGGTTGTAGAAACTTCGGTTCTTTCAATCTG TCTAAATACTTCACTAACAATCTGGCAAATCTCAGTTGGTCTTGGTGGTGCAGCGAG CATTCGAGTCTCCAACGAGTTAGGAGCAGGGAATCCACAAGTGGCAAAACTGGCTGTATATGTCATTGTAGGCATAGCAGTAGCCCAGGGGGTCGTGGTGGTAACGGTTTTGTTGTCTGTTCGAAAGATCCTAGGCCGAGCTTTTAGCAGAGACCCGAAAATCATCTCTTATGCTGCATCTATGATACCTATTGTCGCATGTGGAAACTTTCTTGATGGTCTCCAATGCGTTCTCTCAG gGGTTGCTAGAGGATGTGGATGGCAGAAAATTGGAGCGTGCGTAAATCTTGGTTCGTACTATCTTGTTGGAGTTCCGTTAGgcttattacttggtttccaTTTTCACATTGGGG GGGCTTTGGCTTGGAATTGTAACAGCTCTAGCTGTTCAAGTGCTTTGTCTTTCCTTGGTCACTATATTCACAAACTGGGATAA